From a region of the Actinomadura luzonensis genome:
- a CDS encoding MarR family winged helix-turn-helix transcriptional regulator, producing the protein MRTTRWLDDDEQRTWRVFLAATRLVQESLDRQLQRDAGMPHAYYEILVRLSEAPGRALRMSELAARAHSSQSRLSHAVARLEERGWVRRERCPADGRGNLAVLTAEGHAALAAAAPGHVEEVRRSLFDVLKPDQVEALEEICAAVLSVPGGPGGDTLPGSEKSVGRRP; encoded by the coding sequence GTGAGAACGACCCGATGGCTGGACGACGACGAGCAGCGCACCTGGCGGGTTTTCCTGGCCGCCACCCGGCTCGTCCAGGAGTCGCTGGACCGCCAGCTCCAGCGCGACGCGGGCATGCCGCACGCCTACTACGAGATCCTCGTGCGCCTGTCGGAGGCCCCCGGGCGGGCGCTGCGCATGAGCGAGCTGGCCGCCCGGGCGCACAGCTCGCAGAGCCGCCTGTCGCACGCCGTGGCCCGGCTGGAGGAGCGCGGCTGGGTGCGCCGCGAGCGGTGCCCGGCCGACGGCCGGGGCAACCTCGCCGTCCTCACCGCCGAGGGGCACGCCGCGCTCGCCGCCGCCGCGCCCGGCCACGTGGAGGAGGTGCGGCGCAGCCTCTTCGACGTGCTGAAGCCCGACCAGGTCGAGGCTCTTGAGGAGATCTGCGCGGCCGTCCTGTCGGTCCCCGGCGGTCCCGGCGGGGACACACTGCCGGGTAGCGAGAAAAGTGTCGGCCGGAGGCCGTAG
- a CDS encoding VOC family protein, translating to MPVQRLNHAVLYVRDVERSVAFYREALGFEVVMGMRGAAFLQAPGSTNDHDLGLFQIGEDAAPSAAGRTSVGLYHLAWEVDTLEELERVAGKLAELDALVGASDHGTTKALYAKDPDGLEFEVSWLVPASLLTEEILEARKSIKPLDLGADKERYGARTRGGVGVSIPA from the coding sequence ATGCCGGTCCAGCGGCTCAACCACGCGGTCCTGTACGTCCGCGACGTCGAGCGCAGCGTCGCCTTCTACCGCGAGGCCCTCGGCTTCGAGGTCGTGATGGGCATGCGCGGCGCCGCCTTCCTCCAGGCGCCCGGCTCCACCAACGACCACGACCTCGGCCTGTTCCAGATCGGCGAGGACGCCGCCCCCTCGGCCGCCGGGCGCACCTCGGTCGGGCTCTACCACCTGGCCTGGGAGGTGGACACGCTGGAGGAGCTGGAACGGGTCGCGGGCAAGCTGGCCGAGCTGGACGCGCTGGTGGGCGCCTCCGACCACGGCACCACCAAGGCGCTGTACGCCAAGGACCCCGACGGGCTGGAGTTCGAGGTGTCGTGGCTGGTGCCGGCCTCGCTGCTGACCGAGGAGATCCTGGAGGCCCGCAAGAGCATCAAGCCGCTCGACCTCGGCGCGGACAAGGAGCGCTACGGCGCCCGCACGCGCGGTGGCGTGGGAGTGTCCATCCCCGCGTGA